GCATCGAATTGGAAGTCCACAAGCCTGCGGCAATGACCAATTTGGGTCTTTCGGGAAGCCTAGAAATGGTTTGGGCATACAACATGGCATGCAGACCCAACATTCCTACAAGAATCAGAAGTGATCTTTTCATAGCTCAAATCCGATGGATAGATCTGCACAAATCCCCGAGGTCCAGTGTGTTACTTCATTGGAAACAAGAAAGAAGTTCCCCCTTGCCACACCATACCGAACCGTTTGAAGCAAATAGAGTCCTTTAAACACCTCCATTCGCATCCCAAGTCCAGTGCTTAATTGGAAGCGCGGATATGACCTCAAGAGAATATAATCATCGGGATGAGAAAATCGTCCATCATAGATATTAATGCGCTGAACTTGGAAAATAGTGCTGGTGAGCATAGTCCAACGATTCCTTTTCCATAGATCGAAGCGGTGCGATGCCGTAAATGCTACCTTGCGGATCCTTCATATTCATAGGCACGAAACCAGTTGTGATAATCTGATCTCATTGCATGAGGGAAACACATGCCCCGAAACGATGCCCACTGAAGCCGATAACCCAAACCATATCCAGCCCAGACTTAAGGCTCGGTGCGGAGACGATGCCTGCTTCGATCGAAATTCCTTGAAACTTGCGGCGCATGTCTGTCTGCGCCGAGGTGGTCGCAAATAGGATAAGGCAGAGCGCCAAAGTTGTTATGCTTCGGAGGATAGCTTCATTGAATGTGAACGTCGTTTTGGAGAATCACATCTAAAAATAAGGATACCGACGGCCCACGTCCTAGGTCAAAAATTTTGCATTTCCAAACCTGTTGCTGTCGATCGCATGCTCAAAATTTCGCCAGAGGCGAGCGGTCGATCAGCGTACGGCCGGAGCCCGACGCTTCATATGGACACACTTCTCTTTACTCCCCCATCAACGCATCACGACAACCCGGCGACTGACGCGAACTCCTTCTCCTTGGATCTCAAGCAAATACGTCCCATTGGCGAATCTGCCAAGATTGACTTCCATCTTGACTTGCTTGCTGCAGTCCGTTGTTGATGTCCAGAGGATGCGGCCCGCAAGGTCGGTCAGACTGACGTTCAGGAACTGCGCAGTGGGCAGGTCCATGCGCACTTGCAGGCGGTCGTTTGCCGGCACAGGACTTATGCTCAACGCATATCCCTGCGGAAGGCTCACGCCAACGGGTTGAACAGTGATGTGAATCGTATCCGTACCCATGCATCCGTCTTGGTTGGTCACCTGCACCCAATAAGTGCCTGTTTGGCCAACCGTGATATTCTAGTGGTCGCTCCTGTGCTCCAGAGGTAGCTTGCGAACCCTGGAGCCTGCATCCACGATGACCGGTAATGTTGTGGTGGTATCATTCCGAGAACACGCTTGCATCACGGACTGCTGCACGAGATCAGATCCGTCGAGGAACAGCCATTGGCATCGGTCACGGTAAGGCTATAGGTTCCCGCACCGGACCGTGATGCCCGCCGTCGAATCCCCGTGCTCCAGGTAGTTCGTCCAGTTGCCGGTCAAACCCGGGCGAAAGGTTTTGTCCGAGCAAAGCAAGGTATCCT
The Bacteroidota bacterium genome window above contains:
- a CDS encoding T9SS type A sorting domain-containing protein; the protein is MTNQDGCMGTDTIHITVQPVGVSLPQGYALSISPVPANDRLQVRMDLPTAQFLNVSLTDLAGRILWTSTTDCSKQVKMEVNLGRFANGTYLLEIQGEGVRVSRRVVVMR